The Vidua macroura isolate BioBank_ID:100142 chromosome 27, ASM2450914v1, whole genome shotgun sequence genome includes a window with the following:
- the NAGLU gene encoding alpha-N-acetylglucosaminidase translates to MAVRRGPQPGPEPGLGPVPGLALPFLLLLVATAGRAGDARQEEAVRALARRLLGPRAAAVSLSVDPALAAGGPDVYRLWSPPGAGVAVAVAGSSGVAAAAGLYRYLRDFCGCHLSWSGAQLRLPDPLPRLRAEIRAAAPGRYRYYQNVCAQSYSFAWWDWARWEREIDWMALSGINLAPAFAGQEAVWQRVYRNLGLNQSEIDKYFTGPAFLAWNRMGNLRRWAGPLPPAWHFKQLYLQYRIVERMRSLGMTTVLPAFAGHVPQGILRVFPRVNATRLGHWSHFDCTYSCVYLLDPEDPMFQVIGTLFLKELIKEFGTDHVYSADTFNEMTPLSSDPAYLSRVSNAVFRSMTGADPKALWLMQGWLFQHQPDFWQPAQVRALLHGVPLGRMIVLDLFAESKPVYQWTESFYGQPFIWCMLHNFGGNHGLFGTVEAINHGPFAARRFPNSTMVGTGLVPEGIEQNDMVYELMNELGWRQEPLDLPSWVSRYAERRYGAPNAAAAGAWRLLLRSVYNCTGVCVNHNRSPLVRRPSLHMDTELWYNASDVYEAWRLLLSAGAELGSSPAFLYDLVDVTRQAAQQLVSDYYLSIRQAFQSHALPELLTAGGVLVYDLLPELDSLLSSHSLFLLGRWLESARAVATSDREAEQYELNARNQVTLWGPSGNILDYANKQLGGLVLDYYAVRWSLFVSVLVESLNSGHPFHQDQFNQAVFQVERGFIYNKKRYPAVPSGDTMEISRKLFLKYYPSALQHRLAGPA, encoded by the exons ATGGCGGTGCGGCGGGGGCCGCAACCGGGACCTGAACCGGGACTGGGACCGGTACCGGGGCTGGCGCTGccgttcctgctgctgctggtggcgaCGGCGGGGCGAGCGGGGGACGCGCGGCAGGAGGAGGCGGTGCGGGCGCTGGCGCGGCGCCTGCTCGGCCCACGGGCCGCCGCCGTGTCGCTGTCGGTGGACCCGGCGCTGGCTGCTGGCGGGCCTGACGTCTACCGGCTGTGGTCGCCTCCCGGCGCCGGGGTGGCCGTCGCCGTAGCGGGGTCCAGCGGCGTGGCGGCGGCCGCCGGCCTCTATCGCTACCTGCGGGACTTCTGCGGCTGCCACCTGTCCTGGTCCGGGGCGCAGCTCCGCCTGCCAGACCCGCTGCCGCGGCTGCGGGCCGAGatccgcgccgccgcccccggcag GTACCGGTACTACCAGAACGTCTGCGCCCAGAGCTACTCCTTCGCCTGGTGGGACTGGGCGCGCTGGGAGCGGGAGATCGACTGGATGGCGCTGAGCGGCATCAACCTGGCACCGGCTTTCGCGGGGCAGGAGGCGGTCTGGCAGCGG GTTTACCGTAACCTGGGGCTGAACCAGTCGGAGATCGACAAGTACTTCACGGGCCCCGCGTTCCTGGCCTGGAACAGGATGGGGAACCTCCGCCGCTGGGCCGGGCCGCTGCCGCCCGCCTGGCACTTCAAGCAGCTCTACCTGCAG TACCGGATCGTGGAGCGGATGCGCTCGCTGGGGATGACCACGGTGCTGCCGGCCTTCGCGGGCCACGTGCCGCAGGGGATCCTTCG AGTCTTCCCACGTGTGAATGCCACTCGCCTGGGGCACTGGAGCCACTTTGACTGCACCTACTCATGCGTCTACCTGCTGGACCCAGAGGACCCCATGTTCCAGGTGATCGGGACCCTCTTCCTGAAGGAGCTGATCAAGGAGTTTGGCACAGACCATGTCTATAGTGCAGACACCTTCAACGAGATGACCCCCCTCTCCTCCGACCCTGCCTATCTCTCGAGAGTCAGCAATGCTGTTTTCAGGTCGATGACGGGAG ctgacCCCAAGGCGCTGTGGCTGATGCAGGGCTGGCTCttccagcaccagcctgacttctggcagccagcacaggtgcGGGCCCTGCTGCACGGAGTGCCCCTTGGCAGGATGATTGTTCTCGACCTCTTTGCTGAGTCCAAACCCGTCTACCAGTGGACAGAGTCCTTCTATGGGCAGCCCTTCATCTGGTGTATGTTGCACAACTTTGGGGGCAACCACGGCCTCTTTGGCACTGTGGAGGCCATCAACCACGGCCCCTTCGCAGCTCGGCGCTTCCCCAACTCCACCATGGTGGGCACGGGGCTGGTGCCCGAGGGCATTGAGCAGAACGACATGGTGTACGAGCTGATGAACGAGCTGGGCTGGCGGCAGGAGCCCCTGGACCTGCCCAGCTGGGTGAGCCGCTACGCCGAGCGCCGCTACGGTGCCCCGAACGCCGCCGCAGCCGGCGCCTGGCGCCTGCTCCTCCGCAGCGTCTATAACTGCACCGGTGTCTGTGTCAACCACAACCGCAGCCCCTTGGTGCGCCGGCCCTCGCTGCACATGGACACAGAGCTCTGGTACAACGCCAGCGACGTGTACGAGGCCTGGCGCCTGCTACTGAGCGCAGGCGCCGAGCTGGGCTCCAGCCCCGCCTTCCTCTACGACCTGGTGGACGTGACGCGgcaggcagcccagcagctggtCAGCGACTACTACCTGAGCATCCGCCAGGCCTTCCAGAGCCACGCGCTGCCCGAGCTGCTGACGGCCGGTGGCGTGCTGGTGTACGacctgctgccagagctggacaGCCTCCTGTCCAGCCACAGCCTCTTCCTCCTCGGCCGCTGGCTGGAGAGCGCCCGTGCCGTGGCCACCAGTGACCGGGAGGCTGAGCAGTATGAGCTGAATGCCCGGAACCAGGTGACGCTCTGGGGGCCTAGCGGGAACATTCTGGACTACGCCAACAAGCAGCTGGGGGGGCTGGTGCTGGACTACTACGCTGTGCGCTGGAGCCTCTTCGTCTCTGTGCTGGTGGAGAGCCTCAACTCAGGCCACCCCTTCCACCAGGACCAGTTCAACCAGGCTGTCTTCCAAGTGGAGAGAGGCTTCATCTACAACAAGAAGCGCTACCCAGCTGTGCCATCTGGGGATACCATGGAGATCTCCAGGAAGCTGTTCCTCAAATACTACCCCAGCGCCCTGCAGCACAGGTTGGCTGGGCCTGCGTGA
- the HSD17B1 gene encoding LOW QUALITY PROTEIN: 17-beta-hydroxysteroid dehydrogenase type 1 (The sequence of the model RefSeq protein was modified relative to this genomic sequence to represent the inferred CDS: inserted 1 base in 1 codon): protein MPWPRWPALLAMERTTVLITGCSSGIGLGLAARLAADASRRYKGKGVGAAPGVRQPRVVSXAGPGSASPRRDRAWGWAGLGAGRAARAAHGHALSPVYATMRDLAKGERLLERLGGCCPDTLEVLQLDVTDPRSLAAAAQRVQGQRLDVLVCNAGVGLMGPLETCSDQAMKTLFDVNLFGAVRTIQTFLPAMKSRRAGRIIVSSSIGGLQGLPFNAVYCASKFAVEGLCESLAIVLRPFNIHLTLVECGPVHTSFLANLQRPDPEGSEMRGLDAETQGLYRRYLGHCQSIFRDTAQEVEEVLPVFLEAIGSPCPPLRCTSTQLLAPLWHLRLSSPDGSAYVRAMNDFVFGGSDSGGDQP, encoded by the exons ATGCCGTGGCCGCGTTggccagcactgctggccatGGAGAGAACCACGGTGCTGATCACGGGCTGCTCCTCGGGCATCGGCCTGGGGCTGGCTGCACGCCTGGCAGCCGACGCCTCTCGCCGGTACAAAGGTAAAGGGGTCGGCGCTGCCCCGGGGGTCCGGCAGCCCCGGGTGGTCT GGGCTGGGCCAGGCAGTGCCTCACCAAGGAGAGACAGAGCCTGGgggtgggctgggctgggtgctggCCGTGCAGCTCgtgctgcccatggccatgctCTCTCCCCAGTTTATGCCACCATGCGTGACCTGGCCAAGGGTGAGCGGCTGCTGGAGCGCCTGGGGGGCTGCTGCCCCGACACGCTGGAGGTCCTGCAGCTGGATGTCACTGACCCGCGCTCGCTGGCAGCCGCTGCACAGCGGGTGCAGGGTCAGCGGCTGGATGTGCTGG TCTGCAATGCAGGGGTGGGACTGATGGGACCGCTGGAGACCTGCTCCGACCAGGCCATGAAAACTCTCTTTGATGTGAACCTCTTTGGGGCTGTCCGCACCATCCAGACCTTCCTGCCGGCCATGAAGAGCCGCAGGGCCGGGCGGATCATTGTCTCCAGCAGCATCGGGGGGCTGCAAG ggctgcccttCAATGCTGTGTACTgtgccagcaagtttgcagtgGAGGGGCTGTGCGAGAGTCTGGCCATTGTCCTGCGCCCCTTCAACATCCA CCTGACGCTGGTGGAGTGCGGGCCTGTCCACACCAGCTTCCTGGCCAACCTGCAGCGCCCCGACCCTGAGGGCAGCGAGATGCGGGGCTTGGACGCCGAGACACAGGGGCTGTACCGCCGGTACCTGGGGCACTGTCAGAGCATCTTCCGCGACACGGCCCAGGAGGTGGAGGAGGTCCTGCCG GTGTTCCTGGAGGCCAtcggcagcccctgcccaccccttCGCTGCACCAGCACCCAGCTCCTCGCCCCGCTCTGGCACCTGCGGCTGAGCAGCCCCGACGGCTCCGCGTACGTCCGCGCCATGAACGACTTCGTGTTCGGCGGCAGCGACAGCGGCGGGGACCAGCCCTGA